One genomic segment of Occultella kanbiaonis includes these proteins:
- a CDS encoding ABC transporter substrate-binding protein: protein MSHVGNDAIGRLHRLSRSARLPVAIAGVAALSLMAACSGGDADPPAAEDVPSEGPIAITWYGSDARNAAVQQVVDNWSAENPDVQIETQPTTFDSYWDRVSVQAAADNIACVAAMQSRYQARYEDRGNLLPLDGLIEDGTIDVSGIPEAVLESHRAADGHIYVIPYGIWFEGATLNAPRLAEFGQTAPDPSGSWADYVDWAIEAQPSMPEGTWAIADRGDQITQFQAYALGEGETLFGDGEVGFSEETLTTWFDLWTRAVEGGAAPPPDVNAEYAGVPTTQSLMAVGSVLVSSTGDNNISDVQIALDQNGLGTVSIVASPTDGVPQVVGANGWAISANCQNVAASADFISSFINTPENALILETQTGLPPVTSVLESLQDDPDVSQAIKDRIALYFDLLDQGATVDIWPDGAQALVTQIATSYQEVAFGQTSSQAAAADFIAQANAALSGF from the coding sequence ATGTCGCATGTTGGCAACGACGCCATCGGCCGTCTCCACCGACTCTCCCGATCCGCCCGCCTGCCCGTCGCGATCGCCGGTGTCGCCGCACTCTCGCTCATGGCCGCGTGCAGCGGCGGCGACGCCGACCCACCCGCAGCTGAAGATGTGCCCTCCGAAGGTCCCATCGCGATCACCTGGTACGGCTCGGACGCACGCAACGCAGCGGTCCAGCAGGTGGTCGACAACTGGTCCGCGGAGAACCCGGACGTCCAGATCGAGACCCAGCCCACCACCTTCGACTCCTACTGGGACCGTGTCTCGGTTCAGGCCGCCGCGGACAACATCGCGTGCGTCGCAGCCATGCAGTCGCGCTACCAGGCTCGATATGAGGACCGCGGCAACCTCCTGCCGCTGGACGGTCTCATCGAGGACGGCACCATCGACGTCTCCGGCATCCCCGAGGCCGTGCTGGAGAGCCACCGCGCGGCCGATGGTCACATCTACGTGATCCCGTACGGCATCTGGTTCGAAGGAGCCACCCTGAACGCGCCACGACTGGCCGAGTTCGGGCAGACCGCACCGGACCCGTCCGGATCCTGGGCCGACTACGTGGACTGGGCCATCGAGGCACAGCCCAGCATGCCCGAGGGCACCTGGGCGATCGCGGACCGGGGCGACCAGATCACGCAGTTCCAGGCATACGCCCTCGGTGAGGGAGAAACCCTCTTCGGCGACGGCGAGGTGGGATTCTCCGAGGAGACCCTCACCACGTGGTTCGACCTGTGGACCCGGGCCGTCGAGGGGGGCGCAGCGCCGCCGCCGGACGTGAACGCCGAGTACGCCGGGGTACCGACGACGCAGTCCCTCATGGCCGTGGGCAGCGTGCTCGTGAGCAGCACCGGTGACAACAACATCTCCGATGTCCAGATCGCTCTGGACCAGAACGGGCTGGGCACGGTCAGCATCGTGGCCTCACCCACGGATGGAGTACCTCAGGTCGTCGGAGCGAACGGCTGGGCCATCTCCGCGAACTGCCAGAACGTGGCTGCCTCGGCGGACTTCATCTCGTCGTTCATCAACACCCCGGAGAACGCCCTGATCCTGGAGACCCAAACGGGTCTGCCCCCGGTCACGTCCGTGCTCGAGAGCCTGCAGGATGACCCGGATGTCTCGCAGGCGATCAAGGACCGGATCGCGCTCTACTTCGACCTGCTCGACCAGGGCGCCACCGTGGACATCTGGCCGGACGGCGCGCAGGCGCTGGTCACGCAGATCGCTACGAGCTACCAGGAGGTCGCGTTCGGCCAGACCAGCTCGCAGGCGGCCGCGGCTGACTTCATCGCACAGGCGAACGCCGCACTCTCCGGGTTCTGA
- a CDS encoding sugar phosphate isomerase/epimerase family protein has translation MSTGPRVSVATICFDGFGDENFEPTFAHVPALGIREIEFNAWYPRNLTPAGLDSMRQRCEQSGLRPATLQVSPFAPGPDSADLTREASRWLWLLDAAERLGVGVIKATGSARGTRGGLGAVIDLLRVIAPIAAGRGLTIAVENHANNVLEHPEDYDELFSAIDSPAVGMCLDTGHFAASGHDPVAIATQYAGRLAHLDLKDCAGPRHGEPEFVRFGHGIVDFDATLSTAVSNGYTGYLVIELPLIDRSTMAADLRAGAELALRHAPDSPSPLPF, from the coding sequence ATGAGCACCGGACCACGGGTGTCCGTCGCCACGATCTGCTTCGACGGATTCGGGGACGAGAACTTCGAGCCCACCTTCGCTCACGTTCCCGCCCTCGGGATCCGCGAGATCGAGTTCAACGCGTGGTACCCGCGCAACCTCACGCCCGCCGGCCTGGACTCGATGCGGCAGCGTTGCGAGCAGAGTGGGCTACGGCCCGCCACGCTGCAGGTGTCACCCTTCGCGCCCGGTCCCGACAGTGCCGACCTGACCAGAGAGGCCTCCCGGTGGCTGTGGCTCCTCGACGCCGCGGAGCGCCTCGGGGTCGGCGTGATCAAGGCCACCGGCTCGGCTCGAGGCACCCGCGGGGGCCTCGGCGCGGTGATCGACCTGCTGCGCGTCATCGCCCCGATAGCGGCCGGGCGCGGGCTGACGATCGCGGTGGAGAACCACGCCAACAACGTCCTCGAACATCCCGAGGACTACGACGAACTGTTCTCCGCGATCGACTCCCCCGCGGTCGGCATGTGCCTCGACACCGGGCACTTCGCCGCCTCGGGGCACGATCCGGTGGCGATCGCCACGCAGTACGCCGGCCGGCTGGCCCACCTCGACCTCAAGGACTGCGCCGGCCCGCGCCACGGCGAACCAGAGTTTGTCCGTTTCGGTCACGGCATCGTCGACTTCGACGCCACCCTCTCGACAGCCGTATCGAACGGATACACGGGGTACCTCGTCATCGAGCTGCCCCTCATCGACCGCTCAACGATGGCGGCCGACCTCCGCGCGGGAGCCGAACTGGCCCTTCGCCACGCCCCCGATTCCCCATCCCCCCTCCCGTTCTAA
- a CDS encoding XylR family transcriptional regulator, whose translation MLGSERTRHVALLVETSNGYARGLLHGVREYVAAHRGWSLYLVEHSRLETDFSWLEGWAGDGVLARIESPEAAAFVRRLGLPAVDLSAGRLVPELPGAETDDDQIARWAVEHFAERGIRNFAFCGDPRYGWSVKRAVGFAEHARAYGTPAQEFRLRPTGKKATDRDRLVRWLTGLPKPVGVLAAYDIAGQEVLEACKIADLAVPDEVAVIGVDNDELLGTLSSPALSSIEPNTRRTGYLAAELLDRMMSGEVVEPGLRLIPPVRVVVRQSSDLLSVDDVTVAHALRFIRDHAGQHVTVTEVLREVGLSRRALDLRFLKHLGRTVHSEIRRVRMNQVAELLGSTDWTMTRISEHLGFPHAEYMGAAFKKHTGRSPGRYRRDVTGSVVAQGGWR comes from the coding sequence GTGCTTGGATCGGAGCGGACGAGGCACGTGGCCCTGCTGGTGGAGACCTCCAACGGGTACGCGCGCGGCCTTCTGCACGGGGTGCGTGAGTACGTTGCCGCACACCGCGGCTGGTCGCTGTATCTGGTGGAGCACTCGCGGCTCGAGACCGACTTCTCCTGGCTGGAGGGATGGGCCGGGGACGGCGTGCTGGCGAGGATCGAGAGCCCGGAGGCGGCAGCCTTCGTCCGACGCCTGGGTCTGCCCGCGGTGGACCTGAGTGCCGGGCGACTGGTGCCGGAGCTGCCCGGAGCGGAGACGGACGACGACCAGATCGCCCGGTGGGCGGTCGAGCACTTCGCCGAGCGGGGGATCCGGAACTTCGCCTTCTGCGGTGACCCTCGCTATGGGTGGTCCGTCAAGCGGGCGGTGGGATTCGCCGAGCACGCCCGAGCCTACGGAACGCCGGCGCAGGAGTTCCGGCTCCGGCCGACCGGCAAGAAGGCCACCGACCGTGACCGACTGGTCCGATGGCTGACTGGCCTGCCGAAGCCGGTCGGAGTGCTCGCCGCATACGACATCGCGGGTCAGGAGGTGCTTGAGGCCTGCAAGATCGCCGACCTGGCCGTGCCGGACGAGGTGGCCGTGATCGGCGTCGACAACGACGAGCTGCTCGGCACCCTCTCCTCGCCGGCGTTGTCCAGCATCGAACCGAATACCCGACGGACCGGCTACCTCGCGGCGGAACTCCTCGACCGGATGATGTCCGGCGAGGTCGTCGAGCCCGGTCTGCGGCTGATCCCCCCGGTGCGAGTGGTGGTGCGGCAATCCTCGGACCTGCTCTCGGTGGACGACGTGACCGTGGCGCATGCCCTGCGGTTCATACGCGACCACGCCGGGCAACACGTCACGGTGACGGAGGTGCTGCGCGAGGTGGGCCTGTCCCGCCGGGCTCTCGACCTGCGTTTCCTCAAGCACCTCGGCAGGACGGTGCACTCCGAGATCCGGCGGGTACGGATGAACCAGGTGGCCGAACTCCTCGGCTCCACCGACTGGACCATGACCCGCATCTCCGAGCACCTGGGCTTCCCACACGCCGAGTACATGGGCGCGGCGTTCAAGAAGCACACCGGTCGATCACCCGGCCGGTACCGCCGCGATGTCACCGGGTCCGTGGTCGCACAGGGAGGCTGGCGCTAG
- a CDS encoding enolase C-terminal domain-like protein: MKIVDLRVRTVAIPTNAKLRHNTGVHPGYFIRTILELITDEGLVGLGEVGGGDQRGAFERLRPRIIGADPFRLELLKLRTLKAIYYLSNDRLYAAIEMACLDIQGKALGRPLSDLLGGRVRERIPFIAYLFWRYDRPGGGDDTTAEDMADQCEELTETLGVSAMKLKAGVLDPAEEARVLELCRDRFGPSYRLRIDPNGGWSVPTAVRIGRRLETVAPEWFEDPAWGLTGNAAVRAQVRIPVATNMYPAKFDDLGPAIRMDAVDIVLTDIHYWQGPRGVKDLAAVCRTFGLGVAMHSGVEFGVELAAMLHTASTIPEMTTAGDAHYHYLTDDIIAGGKLPYVDGAIAVPTGPGLGVELDPEKMDKYERHFEEVGDYYARFHVDERNPEWLPTSF; encoded by the coding sequence ATGAAGATCGTGGACTTGAGGGTGCGCACGGTGGCCATCCCCACCAACGCGAAGTTGCGTCACAACACGGGAGTGCACCCCGGCTACTTCATCCGCACGATCCTGGAACTCATCACCGACGAGGGCCTCGTCGGCCTTGGGGAGGTGGGCGGCGGCGACCAGCGCGGCGCGTTCGAGCGGCTGCGACCTCGGATCATCGGCGCGGACCCGTTCCGGCTCGAGCTGCTGAAGCTGAGGACCCTGAAGGCCATCTACTACCTCTCCAACGACCGGCTCTACGCGGCCATCGAGATGGCCTGCCTGGACATCCAGGGCAAGGCGCTCGGCCGTCCCCTCTCCGACCTGCTCGGCGGCCGGGTGCGCGAGCGGATCCCGTTCATCGCGTACCTGTTCTGGCGATACGACCGGCCCGGAGGCGGTGACGACACCACGGCCGAGGACATGGCCGATCAGTGCGAGGAGTTGACCGAGACGCTCGGGGTGAGCGCGATGAAGCTGAAGGCCGGGGTGCTGGACCCGGCGGAGGAGGCGCGCGTGCTCGAGCTCTGCCGGGACCGGTTCGGCCCCTCCTACCGGCTCCGCATCGATCCCAACGGCGGGTGGTCGGTGCCCACCGCGGTGCGGATCGGGCGGCGGTTGGAGACGGTCGCTCCGGAGTGGTTCGAGGACCCGGCCTGGGGGCTGACGGGCAACGCCGCGGTGCGGGCGCAGGTGCGTATCCCGGTGGCGACGAACATGTACCCGGCGAAGTTCGACGACCTCGGCCCGGCCATCCGGATGGACGCCGTGGACATCGTGCTCACCGACATCCACTACTGGCAGGGCCCCCGCGGCGTGAAGGACCTTGCCGCCGTGTGCCGCACGTTCGGGCTCGGGGTGGCCATGCACTCCGGGGTCGAGTTCGGCGTGGAACTGGCGGCGATGCTGCACACGGCTTCGACCATCCCGGAGATGACGACGGCCGGGGATGCGCACTACCACTACCTCACCGATGACATCATCGCCGGAGGCAAACTGCCCTACGTCGACGGCGCGATCGCGGTCCCCACCGGGCCCGGCCTCGGCGTGGAACTGGATCCCGAGAAGATGGACAAGTACGAACGTCACTTCGAGGAGGTGGGCGACTACTACGCCCGGTTCCATGTGGACGAGCGCAACCCGGAGTGGCTCCCGACGAGCTTCTGA
- a CDS encoding RraA family protein — MNPYEYALPVPELIERYRRTYSGAVYDILDEMGYPHQALATELKPVKDRWVIAGPAFTLKGIPDPTGDPSLRERRIHMFEAMRAAGVPIVDVRDTSFDNQAAHYGEMNATVGAANGVVGAVVDGGSRDTRFLVDRDFPVFCRYLTPVEAVKRWSYYDWQITVGLRGALTSVVPVSPGDFILGDLDGVVVIPNALTVEVLERTEELVQREDEVRAEFLASPDPVAVYRKHGRL, encoded by the coding sequence ATGAACCCCTACGAGTACGCCCTGCCCGTTCCCGAGCTGATCGAGCGCTATCGCAGGACGTACTCGGGCGCCGTGTACGACATCCTCGACGAGATGGGCTATCCCCACCAGGCTCTGGCCACCGAGCTGAAGCCGGTGAAGGACCGCTGGGTCATCGCCGGACCGGCGTTCACCCTCAAGGGCATCCCGGACCCCACCGGCGACCCGAGCCTGCGCGAGCGGCGCATCCACATGTTCGAGGCCATGAGGGCCGCCGGGGTGCCGATCGTGGACGTGCGCGACACCAGCTTCGACAACCAGGCCGCCCACTACGGCGAGATGAACGCCACGGTCGGGGCCGCCAACGGCGTGGTGGGCGCCGTGGTCGACGGCGGATCGCGCGACACCCGGTTCCTGGTGGACCGGGACTTCCCGGTGTTCTGCCGCTACCTCACCCCGGTGGAGGCAGTGAAGCGCTGGAGCTACTACGACTGGCAGATCACGGTGGGCCTGCGCGGCGCGCTCACGTCCGTGGTGCCGGTCTCGCCCGGCGACTTCATCCTCGGCGACCTCGACGGTGTGGTGGTGATCCCGAATGCCCTCACGGTGGAGGTGCTCGAGCGCACCGAGGAGCTGGTGCAACGCGAGGACGAGGTGCGGGCCGAGTTCCTGGCGAGCCCCGACCCGGTGGCGGTCTACCGCAAGCACGGCCGGCTCTGA
- a CDS encoding SDR family NAD(P)-dependent oxidoreductase, whose product MPTSLAGRTALVTGSTSGIGAAIAAALAGAGALVIGHGLQGPTAEAGPGGSGTVGPGAVVAPAPLTEDLAVEGAGASLAEHALRLGPVDIVVHAASVQVRAPWTKITPADARRQLQVNLLSAVELLQVLVPPMAERGWGRILAIGSVQRRAPHPEMAIYAATKAAQHNLVLGLATQLAPSGITVNTLSPGVIETPRNTQALADPDYRAQVLAQIPAGRIGAPADLVGAALLLCSDEAGYLTGQDLVVDGGMTS is encoded by the coding sequence ATGCCGACCTCGCTGGCGGGACGCACCGCGCTGGTCACCGGATCCACCAGTGGCATCGGGGCGGCGATCGCGGCCGCCCTGGCCGGGGCCGGCGCCTTGGTCATCGGGCACGGCCTGCAAGGCCCGACGGCGGAGGCCGGCCCGGGCGGGTCCGGCACCGTTGGCCCGGGTGCTGTCGTCGCACCGGCGCCGCTCACCGAGGACCTCGCGGTCGAGGGCGCCGGCGCCTCGCTGGCCGAGCACGCACTGCGTCTGGGGCCGGTGGACATCGTGGTGCACGCGGCCTCGGTCCAGGTCCGCGCCCCCTGGACCAAGATCACCCCGGCGGACGCACGCCGCCAGCTCCAGGTGAACCTGCTCTCCGCTGTCGAGCTCCTGCAGGTGCTCGTGCCGCCGATGGCCGAGCGAGGGTGGGGCCGGATCCTCGCGATCGGGAGCGTGCAGCGGCGTGCACCGCACCCGGAGATGGCGATCTACGCCGCGACCAAAGCAGCCCAGCACAACCTCGTGCTCGGCCTCGCGACCCAGCTGGCGCCGTCGGGCATCACGGTCAACACGCTCTCGCCGGGAGTGATCGAGACACCGCGGAACACCCAGGCGCTGGCGGACCCCGACTACCGCGCGCAGGTCCTCGCGCAGATCCCGGCCGGCCGGATCGGAGCGCCGGCGGACCTGGTCGGTGCCGCGCTGCTGCTGTGCTCCGACGAGGCCGGCTACCTCACCGGCCAGGACCTCGTGGTGGACGGCGGGATGACGTCGTGA
- a CDS encoding IclR family transcriptional regulator, whose protein sequence is MPAAPKPDEASASPPGAASTLVRGLSVLEMVAAAGDGISVTEVAAQAGTDKSTASRLLATMRELGYVQQRVRDRRYVLGSRCLWLAQAYQATHDHLVDLARPHLAGLRDATGETVHLAVREGVHVVYVAQEDSGQSVTVQSVIGTRTPLQRTAMGRAILATMSERDRDRLLEQMRTSAAVSHAALDLDEMRADVRQAGIRGWAAVDRRDDVTRLAAAITDVRGEPIAAITISGPSYRVDPRVDDLGTAVARVAGEVSEALVA, encoded by the coding sequence ATGCCAGCAGCACCCAAGCCCGACGAGGCGAGCGCCTCGCCGCCCGGGGCAGCCAGCACGTTGGTGCGCGGCCTGTCCGTCCTGGAGATGGTGGCCGCCGCCGGCGACGGGATCAGCGTCACCGAAGTGGCTGCCCAGGCCGGCACCGACAAGAGCACCGCGTCCCGGTTGCTCGCCACGATGCGCGAGCTCGGCTACGTGCAGCAGCGGGTGCGCGACCGCCGCTACGTGCTCGGGTCCCGCTGCCTGTGGCTGGCCCAGGCCTACCAGGCCACCCATGACCACCTCGTCGACCTGGCTCGCCCGCACCTGGCGGGTCTGCGCGACGCCACCGGCGAGACCGTGCACCTCGCGGTGCGCGAGGGCGTGCACGTGGTCTACGTGGCGCAGGAGGACTCCGGGCAGTCCGTGACGGTCCAGTCCGTCATCGGAACCCGGACGCCGCTGCAGCGCACCGCGATGGGTCGCGCCATCCTGGCCACGATGAGCGAGCGGGACCGGGACCGGCTGCTGGAGCAGATGCGCACGAGCGCGGCCGTCAGTCACGCTGCCCTGGACCTGGACGAGATGCGCGCGGACGTGCGCCAGGCCGGGATCCGGGGGTGGGCGGCCGTGGACCGCCGCGACGACGTGACCCGCCTCGCTGCCGCCATCACCGACGTGCGCGGCGAGCCGATCGCCGCGATCACGATCTCCGGTCCGTCCTACCGGGTCGACCCGCGGGTGGACGACCTCGGAACGGCGGTGGCCCGGGTGGCGGGTGAGGTGTCCGAGGCGCTCGTCGCCTGA
- a CDS encoding carbohydrate ABC transporter permease produces the protein MIDTHGHAAAESARSETSGASGRPRRRDRPPRSAWTESQRTTAAGYAFLTPWLIGFFGVTLLPMLASLVLSFTNFSGSFRTVQWIGFENYRLMFTVDPAYWQSVRVTFTYVLVSVPIMLIFALTVATLLNKGIAMLGLYRTIFYVPSLLGTSVAIAVLWRFIWGETGLLNNVLDLFGIVGRSWIGHPDTALLTIMVLNVWTFGSPMIIFLAGLRQVPAELYEAAALDGAGRRKRFWHITLPSISPVILFNGILAVIGGFQAFTQVYVVSGGTGGPAGSTLFYTLLLYQRAFGELRFGYASAMAWVLLLIIGAATAAVFASGRYWVYYGDER, from the coding sequence ATGATCGACACCCATGGGCACGCCGCGGCAGAGTCCGCGCGGTCCGAGACCTCGGGCGCGTCCGGTCGGCCACGCCGCCGGGATCGTCCACCCCGCTCCGCGTGGACCGAGTCGCAGCGGACCACGGCAGCCGGCTATGCGTTCCTCACCCCGTGGCTGATCGGCTTCTTCGGCGTCACCCTGTTGCCGATGCTGGCCTCGCTGGTGCTGTCCTTCACCAACTTCTCCGGGTCGTTCCGAACGGTCCAGTGGATCGGCTTCGAGAACTACCGCCTGATGTTCACGGTCGACCCCGCCTACTGGCAGTCCGTGCGGGTGACATTCACCTACGTGCTCGTGTCCGTTCCGATCATGCTGATCTTCGCTCTGACCGTCGCGACGCTGCTCAACAAGGGCATCGCCATGCTGGGGCTCTACCGGACAATCTTCTACGTGCCCTCCCTGCTCGGCACCAGCGTCGCGATCGCCGTCCTCTGGCGCTTCATCTGGGGCGAGACCGGGCTGCTGAACAACGTGCTCGACCTGTTCGGCATCGTCGGTCGCAGCTGGATCGGCCACCCGGACACCGCGCTGCTGACCATCATGGTCCTGAACGTGTGGACGTTCGGCTCCCCGATGATCATCTTCCTCGCCGGGCTGCGTCAGGTGCCCGCGGAACTCTACGAGGCGGCAGCACTCGACGGTGCCGGGCGCCGCAAAAGGTTCTGGCACATCACGCTGCCGTCCATCTCACCGGTGATCCTGTTCAACGGGATCCTCGCGGTGATCGGCGGCTTCCAGGCCTTCACCCAGGTGTATGTGGTGAGTGGCGGAACCGGCGGGCCGGCAGGCTCAACGCTCTTCTACACCCTCCTGCTCTATCAACGAGCGTTCGGTGAGCTGCGCTTCGGCTACGCCTCGGCGATGGCGTGGGTGCTGCTCCTGATCATCGGTGCCGCCACCGCGGCAGTGTTCGCGAGCGGACGCTACTGGGTCTACTACGGAGACGAACGATGA
- a CDS encoding LacI family DNA-binding transcriptional regulator, with protein MVRAARHDRLLRLLRTEGVIAVARAAAAFDVTEMTIRRDLAEMAEAGLLERVHGGAVLPAPAGGRTPRPRPALRIGFLTPNVTYYYGTVIKGAEAAASSLGYRLIYGAHFSRTTTELRRLDQLGQLDVDGLIVTPGHESEAKLATYQRLDEISTPLVVCERPLSFPDLRVERDRVSSDHAYGALLGFQHLAALGHHRVTWASVPTATSTALEQGVVRARATVSLDLQDLGCALPWAPGKRQGAAIGRLLDAIEQHDSTALFIHSDVQALTVLDALRARGWRVPEDLTLLTYDDELAADAIVPISAISPAKHELGARAVELLHRRIEDRSHTAPIEQATLLPRLHVRATSGPPRAHRRGWLH; from the coding sequence GTGGTGCGAGCCGCTCGCCACGACCGGTTATTGCGACTGCTGCGCACGGAGGGCGTGATCGCCGTGGCGCGAGCGGCCGCGGCCTTCGACGTCACCGAGATGACGATCCGGCGCGACCTCGCCGAGATGGCAGAGGCCGGGTTGCTGGAGCGGGTCCACGGCGGGGCCGTGCTACCGGCGCCCGCGGGCGGTCGCACGCCACGACCGCGCCCGGCCCTTCGGATCGGGTTCCTCACCCCGAATGTCACCTACTACTACGGCACGGTGATCAAGGGCGCGGAGGCCGCGGCGTCATCGCTGGGTTACCGGTTGATCTACGGAGCGCATTTCTCCCGCACCACGACCGAACTACGGCGCCTGGACCAACTCGGACAGCTCGACGTGGATGGCCTGATCGTGACGCCCGGGCACGAGAGTGAGGCGAAGCTGGCCACCTATCAGCGCTTGGACGAGATCAGCACACCACTGGTGGTGTGTGAGCGTCCGCTCTCCTTCCCCGATCTGCGGGTGGAACGTGACCGGGTCTCCTCCGACCACGCGTACGGCGCGCTGCTCGGCTTCCAGCATCTGGCCGCGCTGGGTCACCACCGGGTCACCTGGGCGTCGGTCCCGACCGCGACGTCGACGGCCCTTGAGCAGGGCGTCGTCCGTGCGCGAGCGACCGTCAGCCTGGACCTCCAGGACCTCGGCTGCGCGCTCCCCTGGGCTCCGGGGAAACGGCAGGGAGCGGCGATCGGCCGCCTTCTGGACGCGATCGAGCAGCACGACAGCACGGCCCTGTTCATCCACTCCGACGTGCAGGCCCTGACCGTGCTCGACGCGCTGCGCGCGCGGGGCTGGCGGGTGCCCGAGGACCTGACGCTGCTCACCTACGACGACGAGCTCGCCGCCGACGCCATCGTCCCGATCAGCGCAATCAGCCCGGCCAAGCACGAACTCGGCGCGCGAGCCGTGGAACTCCTGCACCGCCGCATCGAGGACCGTTCGCACACCGCGCCGATCGAGCAGGCGACGCTGCTTCCGCGGTTGCACGTGCGTGCCACGTCCGGACCCCCGCGAGCCCATCGACGTGGCTGGCTGCACTAG
- a CDS encoding Gfo/Idh/MocA family protein, which yields MTTSVRIAIAGLGFGAEFIPIYQAHPDTELVAVCQRSEDALRRTADHFGIAGRYTSFDAMLENPDIDAVHINTPIPDHAAQSIAALRAGKHVACTVPMATTVEECQAIVRAAQESGRNYMMTETVVYSREFLYAKQLLDDGTLGRIQFLRGAHHQEMAGWPGYWEGLPPMHYATHAVSPLLAIAGTLAESVVCQGSGRISEDLTAKYGSPFAVESALLTLRDSPVAAEVARSLFETAREYVESFTVFGEHATFEWEQTQGVGHVLHVGERPERVEVPDFAHLLPAEIAPFTTRGVYDDDNQHLSFVQGSGHGGSHPHLAHEFVRSIVEGRPSAIDAPTAANWTSVGICAHESAMTGGTRIQIPDFAAVRI from the coding sequence ATGACGACAAGCGTTCGCATAGCCATCGCCGGTCTCGGCTTCGGAGCCGAGTTCATTCCCATCTACCAGGCACACCCGGACACGGAACTCGTAGCCGTCTGCCAGCGCAGCGAGGATGCCCTGCGGCGGACCGCCGACCACTTCGGCATAGCCGGCCGGTACACGAGCTTCGACGCGATGCTCGAGAACCCGGATATCGACGCGGTGCACATCAACACCCCGATCCCCGATCACGCAGCCCAGTCGATCGCCGCACTGCGCGCGGGCAAGCACGTCGCCTGCACCGTGCCAATGGCGACCACCGTGGAGGAGTGCCAGGCCATCGTCCGGGCTGCCCAGGAGAGCGGGCGGAACTACATGATGACGGAGACGGTCGTGTACTCCCGCGAGTTCCTGTACGCCAAGCAGCTCCTCGACGACGGCACGCTCGGCCGGATCCAGTTCCTGCGCGGGGCACACCACCAGGAGATGGCCGGGTGGCCCGGGTACTGGGAGGGACTGCCGCCGATGCACTACGCGACCCACGCCGTCAGCCCGCTGCTCGCGATCGCCGGCACGCTCGCCGAGAGCGTGGTGTGTCAGGGGTCCGGCCGGATCTCGGAAGACCTGACGGCGAAGTACGGCTCGCCGTTCGCGGTCGAGTCGGCGCTGCTGACCTTGCGCGACTCCCCCGTCGCCGCCGAGGTGGCGCGGTCGTTGTTCGAGACCGCCCGAGAGTACGTGGAGAGCTTCACCGTCTTCGGGGAGCACGCCACCTTCGAGTGGGAACAGACCCAAGGAGTGGGTCACGTGCTGCACGTGGGTGAGCGCCCCGAGCGGGTGGAGGTCCCGGACTTCGCCCACCTGTTGCCCGCCGAGATCGCACCGTTCACCACGCGCGGCGTCTACGACGACGACAACCAGCACCTGTCATTCGTCCAGGGCAGCGGGCACGGTGGCTCCCACCCGCACCTGGCCCATGAGTTCGTGCGAAGCATCGTCGAGGGTCGCCCCAGCGCGATCGACGCCCCCACCGCGGCCAACTGGACCTCCGTCGGCATCTGCGCCCACGAGTCCGCCATGACCGGCGGGACGCGGATCCAGATCCCGGACTTCGCGGCGGTGCGGATATGA